The following coding sequences lie in one Rutidosis leptorrhynchoides isolate AG116_Rl617_1_P2 chromosome 6, CSIRO_AGI_Rlap_v1, whole genome shotgun sequence genomic window:
- the LOC139855135 gene encoding enoyl-CoA delta isomerase 2, peroxisomal-like, with protein sequence MSTLEKRDNLFILTLTNDNNVDNERRYLYPKLIPSIRSALATAKTQSTRGSVLITIAQGKFYSNGLLNPSLIASSSKDGHDRVLHGLAMFKALVADLISLPMPTIAVVTGHAAGGGLVLALCHDYVLMRRDRGVLYMSEVDVGMSMPRYGIEVIKTKAGDPNYRRDILLRGVKVKADEGVKMRLIDKVYDSLESVVEGGMRMGEELAKRKWDGEVYAEIRKSLYPELCTTLGLGFKVVVKPRL encoded by the coding sequence ATGTCTACTTTAGAAAAGCGTGATAACCTTTTCATCCTAACACTCACAAACGATAACAACGTAGATAATGAACGTCGTTACCTCTACCCAAAACTCATCCCCTCTATCCGATCAGCTCTCGCTACCGCTAAGACCCAATCCACTCGAGGCTCTGTCTTAATCACCATTGCGCAGGGAAAATTCTATTCAAATGGTTTGCTAAATCCATCGCTTATTGCATCTTCTTCCAAAGATGGTCATGATCGAGTCCTCCATGGGCTAGCCATGTTCAAGGCTTTAGTAGCCGACTTAATATCCCTCCCTATGCCTACAATTGCGGTGGTAACTGGTCATGCTGCTGGTGGGGGATTGGTACTTGCATTATGCCATGACTATGTGCTAATGCGACGTGATCGAGGTGTTTTGTATATGAGTGAGGTTGATGTAGGGATGTCTATGCCTCGGTATGGGATTGAGGTGATTAAAACTAAGGCGGGGGACCCGAATTACCGACGTGATATTTTGTTGCGTGGAGTAAAGGTGAAGGCGGACGAGGGCGTAAAGATGAGACTAATTGATAAGGTTTATGATAGCCTTGAGAGTGTGGTTGAAGGTGGTATGAGAATGGGGGAAGAATTGGCCAAGAGGAAATGGGATGGTGAGGTTTATGCTGAAATACGAAAGTCTTTGTATCCTGAGTTATGTACAACACTCGGATTGGGTTTCAAGGTTGTCGTAAAACCTAGGCTTTAA